The Halanaerobium saccharolyticum subsp. saccharolyticum DSM 6643 genomic sequence AATAATTAGAGGTCAAAGTGGTTTAGAAAATGGACAAGCAGTTGAGGTGAGAAATGGATGAAATTATCTGATTTCTCAATAAAAAGATCAGTAACAACCGCTATGGTTATCTTGATGGTACTTTTGATTGGAACAGTAGCACTTTCGAGATTGAGCCTTGATCTTTATCCAGATATTACTTTTCCTGGAGCGGCAATAATTACAAATTATGAGGGTGTTGGTTCTGAAGAAATAGAAAATCTGATTTCTAAACAGATTGAAAGTTCGGTAGCTACTGTAGAAGGTGTTGAAAGTATTAATTCGACATCTTCAATGGGAACTTCGACTGTAGTTGTAGAGTTTAACTGGGATCGTAATATGGATTTTGCTGTTCAAGATTTAAGAGAACAAGTTGATCTGATCTCAAATGCTGTTTTACCTGAAAATGCTGAAAGTCCAATAATATTTAAATTTGATCCTTCAATGCTGCCGATTATGAATTACGGTGTTTCTGCAGAAGGTTTAGAAATTGATGAATTAAAAAAAGAAGTAGAAGATAAATTAGTTCCCAGATTAGAAAGAATTTCCGGAGTAGCCCAGGTTAATATGCAGGGTGGCCTGGAGAGGGAAATAATTATCGCCCTCAAAAGGGATAAAGTAAATTATTATAATCTTGATTTTGATACAATTACCAATATTGTTCGGGCGGAGAATGTAAATGTTTCTGCTGGTGACGTGCTTCAGGGCGACAAAGAATTTTTAGTTCGAACAGTTGGTAAATTCTCAAATTTAGATGAAATAAGAAATATAAATGTTCCGGTTGGCAATGGGCAAATTAAATTATCTGATGTAGCAGAGGTTAGAGATGGTTTTGCAGACTTATCTACTTTGTCAAGAACCAATGGAGAGCGTAGTCTCGCACTTTCAATTCAAAAGCAGACTGATGCAAACACTGTTGAAGTCGCTAGTTCTGTAAGGCAGGAAATTGAAAGAATTAGAAATGAATATCCTGATTTCAGTTTTGCACTTGCTATGGACCAATCTGAGTTTATAGAAGACTCTATTGCCAGTGTAAGCCAGAATGCAATTCTTGGTGGTCTTCTGGCTGTTATTATACTTTTCTTATTTTTAAGAAATATCAGGAGTACAATAATTATTGCAACAGCAATGCCGATTTCTATTATTGGTACTTTTATTTTAATGTATTTTGCTGATGTTAATTTAAATGTTATTTCTCTTGGTGGACTTGCACTCGGAGTGGGGATGTTGGTTGATAATGCAGTAGTTGTACTGGAAAATATTTATCGTTACCGAAGTATGGGAGAAGGTAAAATAGAAGCTGCTCGCGAAGGAGCCTCTGAAGTTGGGATGGCCATAGCTGCTTCTACAATTACTACCGTGGTTGTATTTTTACCTATAGTTTTTGTGGAAGGAATGGCTGGGCAATTATTTAAAGATTTGGCTTTAACAGTAGCATTTTCTTTAATCGCCTCTTTAATGGTAGCCTTAACTTTAATTCCTATGCTGGCTTCTAAAATCTTAAAAATTAAGCCAAAAGAATTAGAAAGAAACAAAAAAGAGGGTAGAATAAAAAGGATTTATAAAGGAGCATTAAGTAGAGCTCTTAAACATCGCTGGGTATTTGTTGTTTTATTGATAGTTTTATTAGCTGGTAGCTTTGCTTTAGTACCTCAGCTGGGTTTTGAATTTATGCCGAATACAGATCAGGGAGCATTTTCAGTTAGCTATGAGCTTCCAGTTGGAACTGCTTTATCACGCTCAAATGAAGTTTCAACTGAGATAGAATCTGTATTGATGAATATAGAAGAAGTAGAAACAGTAATTGCTACTGTTGGTTCTGGTGGAAGAATGTCTTCAAATACAAGCAGCCATATTGGAAATCTTAATGTACAGCTTGTTGACCTTGCTGAAAGAGATAGATCAACATCAGAAATAATGGAAGAAATTAGACAGAGAATTAATATCCCTGATTTAGATATTTCTGTCGAAGAACAACAGGGAGGTGCTGGTGGTGGCGGAGCTCCAGTTAATATAAAATTACTTGGAGATGATTTAAATATTTTAGCAAAAGAGACTGCAAATGCCGTTGCAGCAATAGAAGATATTGAGGGATTAAGAGAAATTGAAGATAGTTTTTCTGAAGGTCAGCCTGAATATCAAATTAATGTTAAT encodes the following:
- a CDS encoding efflux RND transporter permease subunit — translated: MKLSDFSIKRSVTTAMVILMVLLIGTVALSRLSLDLYPDITFPGAAIITNYEGVGSEEIENLISKQIESSVATVEGVESINSTSSMGTSTVVVEFNWDRNMDFAVQDLREQVDLISNAVLPENAESPIIFKFDPSMLPIMNYGVSAEGLEIDELKKEVEDKLVPRLERISGVAQVNMQGGLEREIIIALKRDKVNYYNLDFDTITNIVRAENVNVSAGDVLQGDKEFLVRTVGKFSNLDEIRNINVPVGNGQIKLSDVAEVRDGFADLSTLSRTNGERSLALSIQKQTDANTVEVASSVRQEIERIRNEYPDFSFALAMDQSEFIEDSIASVSQNAILGGLLAVIILFLFLRNIRSTIIIATAMPISIIGTFILMYFADVNLNVISLGGLALGVGMLVDNAVVVLENIYRYRSMGEGKIEAAREGASEVGMAIAASTITTVVVFLPIVFVEGMAGQLFKDLALTVAFSLIASLMVALTLIPMLASKILKIKPKELERNKKEGRIKRIYKGALSRALKHRWVFVVLLIVLLAGSFALVPQLGFEFMPNTDQGAFSVSYELPVGTALSRSNEVSTEIESVLMNIEEVETVIATVGSGGRMSSNTSSHIGNLNVQLVDLAERDRSTSEIMEEIRQRINIPDLDISVEEQQGGAGGGGAPVNIKLLGDDLNILAKETANAVAAIEDIEGLREIEDSFSEGQPEYQINVNRSIASRFGLNVSQIANTVRTAISGSTVTRYEVAGDEYNIRVRLEENQIEQMSQVPDLNIQTPSGQMIPLSRVANLEITEGPVEILRQDQERYSEITADIHGVDLGTIMGQIQERLAKVELPDGYRFSYEGEFADVQESFSSLAMAFGLAVLLIYMVMASQFESLVHPFTIMFTIPLAVIGVIFGMYLTNSIVSVASILGLITLAGIVVNNAIVMVDYINQLRRRGSEKIEAIITAGTVRLRPIMMTALTTILGLLPIALGIGEGSESTQPMGIVIVSGLTFATFLTLFVIPIFYSLVTDLRTIVVSKVKGISKEEASKLI